In Gopherus evgoodei ecotype Sinaloan lineage chromosome 21, rGopEvg1_v1.p, whole genome shotgun sequence, a single window of DNA contains:
- the LOC115638416 gene encoding LOW QUALITY PROTEIN: olfactory receptor 6N1-like (The sequence of the model RefSeq protein was modified relative to this genomic sequence to represent the inferred CDS: deleted 2 bases in 2 codons) produces the protein MRWEVQMEKGFMSVLHGAYPQYNGDDVNVRDQSEKERAHSKYYKGLVIEFIFQRFTSLPQFQILLFVLFLIIYLLSLMGNVLIILVILVDSHLHTAMYFFICDLSLVEVWYTTSTVPKMLASFLAEQSTISVSGCIAQYYFFFSFAATELFLLTVMAYDRYLAICNPLHYATIMSLSTCQYLAMLCWLTGFVCPTFASFMLARISFCTPNRINHFFCDADQLFRLSCNDTYSIQAVGYAFSTVVIMSAVLFTMASYFQIIATILRMSSAVARKKIFSTCAALLSVVTIYFGTLIFMYVRPAVKYESNINKVVSVFYSVITPLLNPIIYTLRNKDVKMALRKTFLRNKG, from the exons ATGAGGTGGGAGGTGCAGATGGAGAAAGGCTTTATGTCTGTCCTCCATGGGGCATATCCTCAGTATAATGGAGATGATGTGAATGTAAGAGACCAGAGTGAGAAAGAAAGAGCTCATTCCAAATATTACAAAGGTC TGGTCATTGAGTTCATCTTCCAGAGGTTCACCAGCCTGCCACAGTTCCAGATCTTGCTCTTTGTGCTGTTCCTAATCATTTACCTCCTCTCACTTATGGGCAATGTGCTTATCATCCTCGTCATCCTGGTGGACTCCCACCTCCACACTGCCATGTACTTCTTCATCTGTGATCTTTCTTTAGTGGAA GTCTGGTACACCACCAGT ACAGTGCCCAAGATGTTGGCCAGCTTCCTGGCGGAGCAGAGCACCATCTCTGTCTCCGGCTGCATTGCCCAGTATTACTTCTTCTTCTCCTTTGCTGCCACTGAGCTGTTCCTCCTGACAGTCATGGCTTACGACCGGTACTTGGCCATCTGCAACCCGCTGCATTACGCCACCATCATGAGCCTTAGCACCTGCCAGTACTTAGCTATGTTATGCTGGCTCACGGGGTTTGTCTGTCCCACATTTGCATCTTTCATGCTTGCCAGGATTTCCTTCTGCACCCCCAACAGGattaaccatttcttctgtgatgccGATCAGCTGTTTAGGCTCTCATGCAATGACACCTACTCCATACAGGCAGTAGGCTATGCCTTCAGCACTGTTGTCATCATGTCTGCTGTCCTCTTCACCATGGCCTCTTACTTCCAAATTATAGCCACCATACTGAGGATGTCGTCAGCTGTCGCCCGCAAGAAGATCTTTTCCACCTGTGCTGCGCTCCTCTCTGTGGTCACCATCTATTTCGGGACCCTCATTTTCATGTATGTCCGCCCTGCAGTGAAGTATGAGTCTAACATCAATAAAGTGGTGTCAGTTTTCTACTCGGTGATAACACCACTGCTGAATCCGATCATATACACACTGAGGAATAAGGATGTGAAAATGGCCCTGAGAAAAACATTCTTGAGGAATAAGGGTTAA